A DNA window from Naumovozyma dairenensis CBS 421 chromosome 8, complete genome contains the following coding sequences:
- the RPR2 gene encoding ribonuclease P protein subunit RPR2 (similar to Saccharomyces cerevisiae RPR2 (YIR015W); ancestral locus Anc_7.118) codes for MKTNKSKKSHQIDENGMLLADPPKDIGNKEKFQRLNYLYQLSTWTTMTGIQPNQNGLARLYSKDLDLISKKTKTSISPNMKRSICKKCHRILIPTITSKTIIKNLSTSKSKKVNPKNDVLECHCQCGVIKRYPIGQNRNYKLNSEKDNTSTALDST; via the coding sequence atgaaaacaaacaaaagCAAGAAATCTCATCAAATCGATGAAAATGGGATGTTATTAGCTGATCCGCCAAAGGATATTGGTAATAAGGAAAAGTTCCAAAGATtaaattatctttatcaacTCTCAACATGGACAACAATGACAGGAATACAACCGAATCAAAATGGACTGGCAAGATTATATTCCAAAGACTTAGATTTAATAAGTAAGAAGACAAAAACAAGTATATCACCGAATATGAAGCGATCAATTTGTAAGAAATGTCATAGGATCTTAATCCCAACAATTACTTCCAAAACgataattaaaaatttatctaCGTCGAAATCTAAAAAAGTAAATCCAAAAAATGATGTTTTGGAATGTCATTGTCAATGCGGTGTTATCAAAAGATACCCAATTGGACAGAATAGAAATTATAAGTTAAATTCTGAGAAGGATAATACCTCAACTGCATTGGATTCTACGTAA
- the VLD1 gene encoding Vld1p (similar to Saccharomyces cerevisiae YIR014W; ancestral locus Anc_7.117) has translation MDPFFNLFIGQIELVCYTLIFIRFVKDNSMILGFIAILILQLSKFNRDLLSKFLSFNIFLRETENENSSINSSMSSDPDHLDHVEDETIRTIMYKIIHLLQSLIVLQTIYGIIYHAKLDIATDVCSYKFGFFFLNLIGNSEEEYNCLSKQNNDKTIFWLLDFILLTVQLTLVTLSLNPELSINNINEEGRRTSLDLSDLRQDLETNGILSILCFQQPTTTGRSSSSSSTDVVTGQQGNIRGEENLTFPDSVNNMNTNSSNDNNNHTYGAILV, from the coding sequence ATGGATCCTTTCTTTAACCTCTTTATAGGACAAATTGAATTGGTTTGTTACACTTTGATCTTTATTAGATTTGTAAAGGATAATTCGATGATTTTAGGATTTATTGCAATCCTGATCTTACAACTCTCCAAGTTTAACAGAGATCTATTATCAAAGTTTCTAAGcttcaatatattcttaaGAGAAACAGAGAATGAAAATTCAAGtattaattcatcaatgTCATCCGATCCCGATCATTTAGATCATgtagaagatgaaacaaTACGAACGATAATGTATAAGATCATCCACCTTTTACAAAGTTTGATAGTTTTACAAACCATCTATGGTATTATTTATCATGCGAAATTAGATATCGCTACAGATGTTTGTTCTTATAAATTCggatttttcttcttgaatcTCATCGGTAATAGCGAAGAAGAATACAATTGTTTGAGCAAACAAAACAATGACAAGACTATATTTTGGTTATTAGATTTCATATTATTAACAGTTCAGTTAACTTTGGTTACTTTATCATTGAACCCGGAGTTGTCCATTAATAACATTAATGAAGAGGGAAGGAGGACATCATTAGACCTCTCAGATTTAAGGCAAGACTTGGAAACAAATGGTATATTAAGTATCTTATGCTTTCAACAGCCAACGACGACAGGACgatcttcatcttcatcgtcCACTGATGTTGTTACTGGACAACAGGGTAACATCCGCGGCGAAGAGAATTTGACATTCCCAGATTCCGTCAACAATATGAATACGAATAGCAGCAACGATAATAACAACCATACATATGGTGCAATACTGGtatga
- the YAP5 gene encoding Yap5p (similar to Saccharomyces cerevisiae YAP5 (YIR018W) and YAP7 (YOL028C); ancestral locus Anc_7.115) has protein sequence MDENSAVEMKYANLKPKSSPDNNNAISKIRVSKNWKLPPRLNTVKRSSSAGKCPISTANSPNNSNNIDISAEDENEDEMKKKIQNRDAQRAYRERKANRMKNLEDTVDSLQILVKTWQQKYKNIEKRLIISEKKFEDSTKENQILKESLLQMKNGLMCNICLKPISEPQQKLLPMSEQQQSAVQPVRYEMDRDANIQVDRQASPSSFPIIEQETPPKVSLTRGKDLQKMIEDFRPMKAAVLKNMRISKPKKSSTKMDNSKQISSKLQLNLSQKSRDNSSMKSSEVFTVTTANKIVDAEKKEGAMTDEHKSHHPLHSASKCGFCNEGTSCVCNELEATENATPLDRISSFSPLVNGDDLSNDRRNNDSNNTGKLIFDSHCSATPESCTKCANIDETCLKPITNNNNNSNKINNLDVDFNMNEVSINSNAFSRIRKQMQKNDSMKK, from the coding sequence ATGGACGAAAACTCGGCAGTAGAGATGAAGTACGCCAATCTAAAACCAAAGTCTTCACCAGACAATAACAACGCTATATCAAAGATACGTGTATCCAAAAATTGGAAGCTACCCCCTCGATTAAACACAGTGAAAAGATCTTCTAGTGCCGGTAAGTGCCCCATATCAACGGCAAACTCCCCTAACAACTCGAACAATATCGATATATCTgcagaagatgaaaatgaagatgagatgaaaaagaagattcAAAATAGGGACGCCCAAAGAGCCTACAGAGAAAGAAAGGCAAACcgaatgaaaaatttagaaGATACTGTGGATTCTCTACAAATATTAGTGAAAACATGgcaacaaaaatataaaaatattgaaaagagaTTAATCATTTCtgagaaaaaatttgaagacTCAACTAAggaaaatcaaatattaaaagaatCATTACtacaaatgaaaaatggtCTCATGTGTAATATCTGTCTAAAACCAATATCTGAACCACAGCAAAAATTACTGCCAATGTCTGAGCAACAACAATCTGCAGTACAACCAGTTCGATATGAAATGGATAGAGACGCAAATATACAAGTAGACAGGCAAGCATCTCCTTCATCTTTTCCTATTATTGAACAAGAAACTCCTCCGAAGGTATCATTAACTCGAGGGAAAGATCTCCAAAAGATGATTGAAGATTTCCGACCTATGAAGGCGGctgttttgaaaaatatgagaATTTCAAAGCCAAAGAAATCAAGTACAAAGATGGATAATTCCAAACAAATTTCTTCCAAATTGCAACTGAATTTATCTCAAAAGTCTAGAGATAACTCCTCGATGAAGTCAAGTGAAGTATTTACAGTTACGACTGCGAATAAAATAGTGGATGCTGAGAAAAAAGAGGGTGCCATGACAGATGAGCATAAATCTCACCATCCTCTCCATTCAGCAAGTAAATGCGGATTCTGTAACGAAGGCACCTCATGCGTTTGCAACGAATTAGAGGCAACGGAAAATGCCACTCCTCTAGATCGGATATCGTCATTTTCGCCACTTGTTAATGGTGATGATTTAAGTAATGATCGCCGAAATAatgatagtaataatacAGGTAAGTTGATATTCGACTCCCATTGCTCAGCGACCCCTGAATCATGTACTAAATGTGCTAATATCGACGAAACATGCCTCAAACCGAtcaccaataataataataatagcaataaaataaataatcttgATGTTGATTTCAATATGAATGAGGTATCGATTAATAGTAACGCATTTTCTCGTATTCGAAAACAAATGCAGAAGAATGACTCGATGAAGAAGTAA